In the genome of Fulvivirga maritima, one region contains:
- the cmk gene encoding (d)CMP kinase → MKKIILAIDGYSACGKSSTAKAVAAELGYTYIDSGAMYRAVTLYFQQHHISLTNEKEVENALQKIDITFQNNKDKVTDTFLNGLNVEGEIRKMYISENVSQVSALESVREAMVAQQRKLGKKSGVVMDGRDIGTVVFPDAELKIFMEADVYVRAGRRQKELMEKGQLVDLAEIISNLEKRDKIDSSREVSPLRKADDAVEVDSSFLTLEEQVDHIVRLALGKILEEKKETISA, encoded by the coding sequence ATGAAGAAAATAATACTGGCTATTGATGGATATTCAGCATGCGGCAAAAGCAGCACAGCTAAAGCAGTGGCAGCAGAGCTAGGATATACTTATATTGATTCAGGAGCCATGTATAGAGCTGTTACATTATATTTTCAGCAGCATCATATTAGTCTTACCAATGAAAAAGAGGTAGAAAACGCCCTTCAAAAAATCGATATCACTTTTCAAAATAATAAGGATAAAGTAACAGATACTTTTCTTAATGGTCTCAATGTAGAAGGCGAGATCCGTAAGATGTATATCTCAGAAAATGTGAGCCAAGTAAGTGCTTTAGAGTCCGTGAGGGAGGCTATGGTGGCTCAGCAAAGGAAGCTCGGTAAAAAGAGCGGAGTAGTGATGGATGGACGAGATATAGGTACTGTGGTATTTCCTGATGCCGAGCTAAAAATCTTCATGGAGGCGGATGTGTACGTGAGGGCAGGTAGAAGACAAAAGGAATTAATGGAAAAAGGGCAGCTGGTAGATCTTGCTGAGATTATCAGTAACCTGGAAAAAAGAGATAAAATAGATAGCAGTCGTGAGGTGAGTCCTTTAAGGAAAGCCGACGATGCTGTGGAAGTAGATAGTTCATTCCTTACTTTAGAAGAACAGGTAGACCACATTGTGAGACTGGCTCTGGGTAAGATATTGGAAGAGAAAAAAGAAACAATTAGCGCCTAA
- a CDS encoding Na(+)-translocating NADH-quinone reductase subunit A: MSKFIKLKKGFDINLAGKAEKKIAEVAQPETFAYKPTSFQGILRPKLKVNEGDVVKAGTPILFDKKNDKVLHVAPVSGEVVEVRRGAKRKILEIVILADKEIQYESFKKYSASELSSISKEDAVEQLLTGGVWPNIIQRPYGIIADPEETPKAIFISAFDSHPLAPDFDVLFKGQETYFQAGVDVLKKLTTGQVHVNVNADAEVSPVFSQVKNAEINKFSGPHPAGNVGVQIHHLDPISKGDIAWTVTPYGVIQIGKLFLEGKHDASRLVAVAGSEVAKPQYYKTYTGANIKKFVEGNLKNDHVRYVSGNALTGTRIELDGHLGFFDNLLTVLPEGDQYEMLGWILPTTKKLSFHRAFGLLSFLNPKKEYVLDTNTKGEPRAFVQTGVFEKVLPMDILPTYLLKAILAEDFDEMEALGIYEVIEEDLALCEFVDVSKHDVQEIIREGINLMQYS, translated from the coding sequence ATGTCTAAATTCATCAAGCTAAAAAAGGGGTTTGATATCAACCTGGCGGGCAAAGCTGAAAAGAAGATCGCGGAAGTAGCACAACCGGAGACTTTTGCGTATAAGCCCACGAGTTTTCAAGGTATTTTAAGGCCAAAATTAAAGGTTAATGAGGGTGATGTTGTAAAAGCAGGTACTCCCATTCTCTTTGATAAGAAAAATGACAAGGTTCTTCACGTAGCTCCTGTAAGTGGCGAAGTGGTAGAGGTTAGAAGAGGAGCGAAGAGAAAGATCCTCGAGATTGTTATTTTGGCTGATAAAGAAATCCAATACGAAAGCTTTAAAAAGTATTCTGCATCAGAGCTAAGCTCTATTTCTAAGGAAGATGCAGTAGAACAGCTTCTAACAGGTGGTGTTTGGCCCAATATCATTCAGCGTCCATATGGAATAATAGCTGACCCTGAAGAGACGCCTAAGGCGATTTTTATCTCTGCATTTGATTCTCACCCTCTAGCTCCTGACTTTGATGTCTTGTTCAAAGGTCAGGAAACGTATTTTCAGGCGGGTGTAGATGTGTTGAAAAAGCTGACCACCGGGCAGGTTCACGTTAACGTGAATGCTGATGCCGAAGTGTCTCCTGTTTTCTCACAGGTAAAAAATGCTGAAATCAATAAGTTTTCTGGTCCTCACCCTGCAGGTAACGTTGGGGTGCAGATTCATCATTTAGATCCTATTAGTAAAGGTGATATAGCCTGGACGGTTACTCCTTATGGCGTAATCCAGATAGGTAAACTTTTCCTTGAAGGTAAACATGATGCTTCTCGTTTAGTAGCCGTGGCTGGTTCTGAAGTAGCCAAACCACAATACTACAAAACGTATACAGGAGCAAATATTAAGAAGTTTGTTGAAGGCAACCTTAAAAATGATCACGTAAGATACGTTTCTGGTAATGCTCTTACCGGAACTAGAATTGAGCTTGATGGTCACTTAGGTTTCTTTGATAACCTGCTTACCGTGTTGCCAGAAGGAGATCAATATGAAATGTTGGGATGGATACTTCCTACCACAAAGAAATTGAGTTTCCATAGAGCCTTCGGTCTGTTATCATTCCTTAATCCTAAAAAGGAATATGTATTAGATACCAATACCAAAGGTGAGCCTAGAGCTTTTGTTCAAACAGGAGTGTTTGAAAAGGTATTACCAATGGATATTCTTCCTACCTATTTACTGAAAGCTATCTTGGCAGAAGATTTTGACGAGATGGAAGCTCTTGGTATTTATGAAGTAATCGAAGAAGATTTAGCTCTTTGTGAGTTTGTGGATGTGTCTAAGCATGATGTCCAGGAAATCATAAGAGAAGGAATTAATTTGATGCAATATAGTTAA
- a CDS encoding NADH:ubiquinone reductase (Na(+)-transporting) subunit B, translating into MKFLRDALDKVKPHFEKGGKWEKFYYLYEAHETFFFAPDHTTRSTGAQIKDAIDMKRLMMTVIIALIPCLLFGIYNVGYQHFIALGQPDASLGDMVMIGAIQVLPVVVVSYAVGLGVEFVFSVIRQHPVNEGFLVTGMLIPLVLPPDIPLWQVALATVFAVIIAKEAFGGTGMNVLNVALTARAFLYFAYPSQISGDVWTYIGENSQAVDGFTGATPLAIGAQVVENGEGFVQTLNQYGQGWADGIFSFSNMFFGFMPGCIGETSTLMCLIGAVILAITGVGSWKVMVSVFGGAYAMGWLLNLLAVNEYMAMPPHYHLVIGGLAFGAVYMATDPVTAAHTETGKWIYGLLIGMLTVVIRVFNPAYPEGIMLAILLMNVFAPLIDHYVVIANKKRRLQRATV; encoded by the coding sequence ATGAAATTTTTAAGAGATGCACTAGATAAAGTAAAGCCCCACTTCGAGAAGGGAGGAAAATGGGAGAAGTTTTACTATTTATATGAAGCGCATGAAACCTTCTTTTTCGCTCCTGATCATACCACTAGGTCTACAGGTGCGCAAATAAAAGATGCGATAGACATGAAGCGTTTGATGATGACTGTTATCATCGCATTGATTCCATGTCTGTTATTCGGTATCTATAACGTGGGTTATCAGCACTTTATTGCTTTAGGTCAGCCAGATGCTTCATTAGGAGACATGGTTATGATAGGAGCAATACAAGTATTACCTGTCGTTGTGGTTTCATATGCAGTAGGTTTGGGAGTAGAGTTCGTTTTTTCTGTAATAAGGCAACACCCTGTAAACGAAGGGTTCCTTGTTACTGGTATGCTTATTCCTTTGGTATTGCCACCAGATATTCCTTTATGGCAAGTGGCATTAGCAACTGTATTCGCTGTTATTATAGCTAAAGAAGCTTTTGGAGGTACAGGTATGAACGTGTTAAACGTAGCCTTAACAGCCAGAGCATTTTTATATTTCGCTTACCCTAGCCAGATTTCTGGTGATGTATGGACTTACATTGGAGAAAATAGCCAGGCGGTAGACGGATTCACGGGAGCTACTCCTTTAGCCATTGGAGCTCAGGTAGTAGAAAACGGAGAAGGTTTTGTTCAAACATTAAATCAATACGGACAAGGTTGGGCTGACGGTATATTCAGCTTCTCTAATATGTTCTTCGGCTTCATGCCAGGTTGTATTGGTGAAACCTCAACTTTAATGTGTTTAATAGGAGCTGTTATATTAGCAATAACCGGAGTAGGAAGCTGGAAAGTAATGGTAAGTGTATTTGGCGGTGCTTATGCTATGGGATGGTTATTAAACCTATTAGCAGTAAACGAATATATGGCTATGCCTCCTCACTATCACTTAGTAATAGGTGGTCTTGCTTTTGGAGCTGTTTATATGGCTACAGACCCTGTTACTGCAGCACATACAGAAACTGGTAAATGGATATACGGATTATTAATAGGTATGCTTACCGTAGTAATTCGAGTATTTAACCCAGCTTATCCGGAGGGAATTATGCTAGCCATTCTGTTAATGAATGTATTCGCTCCTCTAATTGATCACTATGTAGTAATTGCTAATAAAAAAAGGAGGTTACAACGTGCGACAGTCTAA
- the nqrC gene encoding NADH:ubiquinone reductase (Na(+)-transporting) subunit C has product MTVIVGGLLSLASQGLAPAQKKSIELDTKTQILSSVMDREKLSAMKPNEILEMYDEHIKSTVVDYSGNEVTKDEKGADIQAENVDVLKNYKKKPEDRLYPVFKYRKDPASKEVYAYILPIYGAGLWDKIWGFAAIENDLNTIAGVSFDHKGETPGLGARIATPQIQQRYVGKKIFNEQGNLVSVSMLKGEGHTNISDHEVDGMSGATLTGKGVNAMLKNYLSCYKAYFEKLNSGEMATL; this is encoded by the coding sequence ATGACCGTAATTGTAGGTGGTCTGCTGTCACTTGCTTCTCAAGGGCTGGCTCCAGCTCAGAAGAAGTCTATAGAACTGGATACCAAAACTCAAATTTTGTCTTCTGTTATGGACAGAGAAAAATTAAGTGCTATGAAGCCTAATGAGATTTTGGAAATGTATGATGAGCACATCAAATCTACAGTAGTAGATTATAGTGGTAACGAAGTTACTAAAGATGAAAAAGGTGCTGATATCCAGGCAGAGAATGTTGATGTTCTTAAAAATTACAAAAAGAAGCCTGAAGATAGATTATATCCTGTGTTTAAATACAGAAAGGATCCTGCAAGTAAAGAGGTTTATGCCTATATTTTACCTATCTATGGAGCAGGATTATGGGATAAAATCTGGGGATTTGCAGCTATAGAGAATGATTTGAACACAATTGCGGGTGTATCTTTTGATCACAAAGGAGAAACCCCCGGACTTGGAGCGAGAATAGCTACTCCTCAAATTCAACAAAGATACGTAGGTAAGAAGATTTTTAACGAGCAAGGGAACTTGGTTTCTGTTAGTATGTTAAAAGGTGAAGGACACACTAATATTTCAGATCATGAAGTAGATGGAATGTCTGGAGCTACATTAACAGGAAAAGGAGTTAACGCTATGCTTAAGAATTATCTTTCTTGTTATAAGGCCTATTTTGAAAAACTTAATTCAGGTGAAATGGCTACTCTTTAA
- a CDS encoding NADH:ubiquinone reductase (Na(+)-transporting) subunit D, with the protein MSTETLEQKKEAVVKQPAEALFSKRRKRLVSDPLSEDNPITVQVLGICSALAVTVKIQPTLIMAIAVTFVIAASNLIISLIRNLVPNRIRIIVQLAVIATLVTLVSEVLKAYSYDMYKVLGAFVGLIITNCIVMGRLEAFAMANKPYDSVLDGLGSGFGYAWVILAVAFFRELFGSGSILDFKIFEAIGWDNFPTNGLMVDSIGAFMVLGILIWVQRSKTGYVEH; encoded by the coding sequence ATGAGTACTGAAACTTTAGAACAAAAAAAGGAAGCGGTAGTAAAGCAGCCTGCTGAAGCTCTTTTTTCGAAAAGGAGAAAAAGACTGGTTTCCGATCCTTTAAGTGAAGATAACCCAATTACAGTACAGGTTCTTGGAATATGTTCGGCATTAGCGGTAACAGTGAAAATACAGCCAACCCTTATTATGGCCATAGCTGTAACTTTCGTAATTGCAGCTTCTAACCTTATTATTTCATTAATAAGAAACCTTGTACCTAACAGGATAAGAATTATAGTACAACTAGCAGTAATTGCTACTCTGGTAACCTTGGTAAGTGAAGTGCTTAAGGCTTATAGCTATGATATGTATAAAGTATTAGGAGCTTTCGTAGGTCTTATCATTACCAACTGTATCGTAATGGGTCGCCTTGAAGCATTTGCGATGGCTAATAAACCTTATGACTCTGTATTAGACGGACTCGGTAGCGGATTTGGTTATGCTTGGGTAATTTTGGCGGTGGCTTTCTTTAGAGAGTTATTTGGCTCAGGATCTATCCTTGATTTCAAAATCTTCGAAGCTATCGGTTGGGATAACTTCCCTACTAATGGTCTTATGGTAGATTCTATTGGTGCATTTATGGTGCTGGGAATCCTCATATGGGTACAGAGGTCCAAAACAGGTTACGTAGAACATTAA
- the nqrE gene encoding NADH:ubiquinone reductase (Na(+)-transporting) subunit E, whose product MELVSLGIKSIFIDNMIFAYFLGMCSFLAVSKKVSTAIGLGAAVVFVLTITVPVNWLLQEYILKEGALSWLGAGFSDVSLEFLQFIMFIAIIAGIVQLVEMIIEKFSPSLYGSLGIFLPLIAVNCAILGSSLFMVQRDYTISEAAVYGFGSGIGWMLAIVALAAIREKLKYSNVPDGLKGLGITMLITGLMGIAFKSFIGIAL is encoded by the coding sequence ATGGAATTAGTTAGTTTAGGAATAAAATCCATATTCATTGATAACATGATCTTCGCATACTTCTTAGGTATGTGTTCATTTCTTGCTGTATCAAAGAAGGTATCTACGGCTATTGGTCTTGGAGCTGCTGTAGTTTTCGTACTTACTATTACAGTACCTGTAAACTGGTTGTTACAGGAATATATACTAAAAGAAGGGGCTCTTTCATGGTTAGGCGCTGGCTTTTCTGATGTAAGCCTTGAGTTTTTACAATTCATTATGTTCATCGCTATTATTGCTGGTATTGTACAGTTAGTAGAGATGATCATTGAGAAATTCTCTCCTTCTTTATATGGTTCTTTAGGTATTTTCTTACCACTTATCGCGGTAAACTGTGCCATTTTAGGATCATCACTATTTATGGTTCAAAGAGATTACACTATTTCTGAAGCTGCCGTTTACGGATTTGGATCAGGAATTGGTTGGATGCTTGCTATCGTGGCCTTAGCGGCTATTAGAGAGAAATTAAAATATTCAAATGTACCTGATGGATTAAAAGGTTTAGGGATTACTATGTTAATCACTGGCTTAATGGGTATAGCCTTTAAATCATTCATTGGTATTGCTCTATAG
- a CDS encoding DUF502 domain-containing protein produces the protein MSKFTFNRFLSYFFRGLVFVVPLALTIYIIYEILDWLDSLIPVNIPGLGLVIIIVNITFLGYLASFFITRPFFDQLEKYLVKIPLVNIIYTSIKDLIGAFVGDQKKFNVPVTVALTEGGAILKIGFITQTDLEMLDLPGYVSVYLPHSYNFSGNHFLVDKMHVKPLNMNGADAMKFVVSGGVSGLDEKVD, from the coding sequence ATGAGTAAATTCACCTTCAACAGGTTCTTGTCTTATTTCTTCAGAGGCTTAGTGTTTGTAGTGCCTTTAGCCCTGACTATATATATCATCTATGAAATATTAGATTGGCTGGATAGCCTCATACCTGTGAATATACCAGGGTTGGGCTTGGTCATAATTATAGTTAATATAACCTTTTTAGGTTATTTGGCTTCTTTCTTTATAACAAGGCCATTCTTTGATCAGCTAGAAAAGTATTTAGTCAAAATACCTTTGGTTAACATTATTTATACTTCAATTAAAGACTTAATAGGAGCTTTTGTAGGTGATCAGAAGAAGTTTAATGTGCCGGTTACGGTAGCATTAACTGAAGGGGGTGCTATTCTGAAAATAGGATTTATCACCCAAACTGATCTTGAGATGCTCGACCTGCCAGGCTATGTTTCTGTGTATTTACCTCACTCTTATAACTTTTCCGGAAATCATTTTCTTGTAGATAAAATGCATGTTAAGCCCTTGAATATGAACGGTGCCGATGCTATGAAATTCGTAGTTTCCGGTGGTGTTTCTGGCTTAGATGAAAAGGTAGATTAG
- a CDS encoding pyridoxal phosphate-dependent aminotransferase, with product MRRKLLSDGANKLEYEIRQIVQKAEQVAACGVPITWENIGDPIQKNAKIPDWIKEVVSDLVTIDKSYGYCHSKGVLETREFLADRTNKLGGVQITANDVLFFNGLGDAISKLYQYLPPTSRIIGPSPAYSTHSSAEAAHASSNALTYKLDHENSWYPDLEELYNKVKYNPNIVGILIINPDNPTGMIYPVEYLEKIVKIAEEFDLLLISDEIYMAITQPNMHTLPLAKMLGDRPGISLKGISKELPWPGSRCGWMEFYNRDKDSQFNSFCKSLEDAKTLEVCSTTLPQMAIPRVFSHPKYQEYIIDRNQQIYRRNKLITEILKDVKGIKYIETKGAFYNTILFEDDVLNDKQELQTDNEGIKKLLQEWITPGMDYDKRFTYYLLATKGICIVPISSFQSDLLGFRVTLLEENEEMLVNTFETLRDAINEYLNS from the coding sequence ATGCGTAGAAAACTTCTTTCAGATGGAGCTAATAAGCTCGAATATGAAATACGTCAAATTGTACAAAAAGCTGAGCAGGTAGCTGCCTGTGGAGTACCTATAACTTGGGAAAATATCGGGGACCCGATTCAGAAAAACGCAAAAATACCTGATTGGATCAAAGAGGTGGTGTCTGATCTGGTAACTATCGATAAAAGCTATGGCTATTGCCATTCTAAAGGTGTCTTGGAGACACGCGAATTTTTAGCAGACAGAACCAATAAACTTGGTGGTGTTCAAATTACCGCGAATGATGTGCTGTTCTTTAATGGTTTGGGAGATGCTATCTCTAAGCTGTATCAATATTTACCTCCAACCTCTAGAATAATAGGGCCGTCGCCGGCTTATTCTACCCATTCAAGTGCAGAAGCGGCTCATGCTAGTAGTAATGCCCTTACTTATAAGCTGGATCATGAAAATTCTTGGTACCCAGATTTAGAAGAGTTATACAATAAGGTAAAATATAATCCTAACATAGTAGGTATACTGATTATTAATCCTGATAATCCTACCGGTATGATTTACCCTGTAGAGTATCTGGAGAAAATAGTTAAAATAGCTGAAGAATTTGATCTGCTTCTCATTAGTGATGAGATTTATATGGCTATTACACAGCCAAATATGCATACCTTACCTTTAGCGAAAATGCTTGGAGATAGACCAGGAATATCTCTAAAGGGTATATCTAAGGAGTTGCCTTGGCCTGGCTCACGCTGTGGATGGATGGAATTCTATAATAGAGATAAGGATAGCCAGTTTAACAGTTTCTGTAAGTCATTAGAAGATGCAAAAACTCTTGAAGTGTGCTCTACCACTTTACCTCAAATGGCCATTCCAAGGGTGTTTTCACATCCTAAATATCAGGAATATATAATTGATCGGAATCAGCAGATATATAGAAGAAATAAGTTGATCACTGAGATATTGAAAGATGTAAAAGGGATCAAATATATAGAGACAAAAGGCGCTTTTTATAACACTATATTATTTGAAGATGATGTGCTGAATGATAAGCAAGAGCTTCAAACTGATAATGAAGGGATAAAAAAACTTCTTCAAGAGTGGATTACTCCAGGAATGGATTATGATAAAAGGTTTACATATTACCTATTAGCCACTAAAGGTATTTGTATAGTTCCGATATCTTCATTTCAATCTGATTTACTTGGGTTTAGAGTCACCCTATTGGAAGAGAATGAGGAAATGTTGGTGAATACCTTCGAAACGCTGAGAGA